Below is a window of Humulus lupulus chromosome 9, drHumLupu1.1, whole genome shotgun sequence DNA.
TTGAAAGTCTTGGTCAAATGTCCTTTTTCGTGGGTGACAACTTCTCATTATCGATTTTGGCTTCTAGTTTTACGGGGCTTCAACCAAATTGTATTTATTTTGCTCATGATGTGGACGAATTATATGGTTCATCGAGGCCTCCTATGATTTCAGATTTATGCCTATATAATCTTGAGAATGACGAGTTTAAATTACATTTTACTATTGAATCAGATTTACTAAAGAAAATGAATAATCGACCCCCTGTTTGGCTTGTACCCACACTCTAGGAATTAGCTACTTTTTTATTCTTCTACAATTTTCTTTTAAGATACgtttggttttattttattttatttcaagatacatttggttttattttattttattatatatttatttaagagAGTTCATGTAGTTAGATTTATTTATAGTTTGAGTAATTTTATATGGGCTAGTACTTTTATATATCAAACCTCTtgcaaaattaaaaattaaattccaGTTTTGTGCTTGTGCTTGAGCTAATGATCATCAGTCTGTCTCCTATGCATGCATACCTAAACTTTGGGAAAGGCCTGTCTCCGAGTGAGTCCTAACTCCAAGTATTATTCAAACCCAGTAAACTGAAACTTGAACAGGTATCAtgtaaatttcataaaaacaaaaaaaaaatggtatggTCTGAGAAAAAAACTTGATCAGTACAGTACCTAAATGAAAAGAACAACTATACATTACAGAGGAAGAAAAAAAAGCAACTTTTCTAGGCTAACAAATACCAACTCAGCACAATGTAATGAAACTGTTCTTCTTCCCCTTCCTCCAAAATTATCTTGGATCAGGCTAATAATGGGTTTTCTTTCTCATATTCTTATCAAGTGTAAAAAGAAATCTGTGCACAAAACAAGGAAAAAAACAGCAAAGTTTTGAGTAAATAAAAGAATTGTTACCTAATAAGAATATTATTGATTAACCATCTTAGATTATTTGCTTGATTTGTAAGACTTCCTTTGTCAATTTTTATGAGCACAGAAATGGCAATGACAAGATCATGCATGATAATGAAATTTAATTTACCTTGAAGTTTAAGTTCTCAGCGTAGTGTAGCAGCAGGAAGATAAAATGAATGAGGTTCCAAGGAAATCATTTCTTCCTCTGTTGACTCAAATCAACACAAAGACTCACCTGCACAATTTCTCAAACACCAACAGAGCACACAACAACAAAACAGAGTAACAAAAACAAATAGCAAATGgcagaacaagaaaaacaaagaagaaaaggcaAGGATTTATACTGGTTCAGATCAGTTTCCTGATCCTACATCCAGTTTAAGAGCACCACCAAAAGGCCTTTCCTGATCAACAAGAACAGAGAGATTACACTATACACAGTCAAGGAGAACAGAAACTTCACACTGTACAAACTCTCTTTCTCACACCCTGTACACCATTACATCCAAACACTCAAATTTCTAACAGTTTTAagtcactctctctctcttgataCAAGTTCTCACTCTTTCTCTCGGTCTAATCtctttatcaaaaaaaaaatatatgttttgtcAAAACCAGTTAAGTCTCTATTTATAAGACCAACTTGTTTGGTGTAAGTGTGACGTGTTGGTTCTGTTGTTGAGTTGTTTTAGTCAATAAAGAAATAAGACAAGGTTAAGAGTAGGAGAAATAAAATATACTACAATTTCCACCTTATTTCTTCTAGTCTTAACCCGAACAGTAACATATAATTTTGGTGGTATACTCCATTTTCAATCACAGATCACCAATACTCAATAAGCTTAGGCAGTGTTTCAGCTTACTGAGTGTAAGGACCTTAGTCCTAAGGTCTGCTGGATTCTCTTCTGTAGGAACTTTCTCAAGCTCCAAAATCTTATCTTCAATTTTCTCACGGATCCAAAACAACCTTATGTCAATGTGTTTGCTTCTATCATGGTACACAGGATTTTTGCATAAATGTATTGAAGAAAGGCTATCTGAGTAGATAATTCATTTACCCTTGATCGTTCTCAACTCTTGCAGCAATCCCTGTATCCAAATAGCTTCCTTGAATGCTTCTGTGGTTGCCATAAATTCAGCCTCTGTGGTTGACAAAGCAACAACATGCTGCAACAGAGATTTCCAGCAAACACAATTGTGATTTGTCATGAAAATGTAGGAGGTAGTTGACCTTCGTGTGTCCCTATTTGCAGCATAATCCGAATCAACAAACCCTTCAAGCAAAACTTTATCAGATTTTCTCTCATAGATCAAGCCATAACCAACAGTACCTTTGATGTATCTTGGAAGCCATTTGAGTGCTTGCCAATGTTCTAGACCTGGTTTAGACATGTATTGACTTAGAATGCTTAGAGCATGAgcaatatctggtctagtacttACCATTAGGTACATTAAACACCCCAAAGTCATTGCATAAGGAACCTTGTTCATTTCTGCCTGTTCTACTTCATTTTTCGGACATTGTTCAACAGAAAGTCTGAAATGAGCAGCTAACGGTACTGTTGTCTTCTTAGCCTCTTGCATGTTGAATCTCTTTAAAAATTTGTTGATTTTGCTTTGCTTCAAGTACATTTTTCCATTCAGTTTGTCTCTTGAAATTTCAATTCCTAGTATCATCTTAGCTGTCCCAAGgtccttcatttcaaattccttctTCAGCCTTTCTTTAATTGTTTTGATAACATGCTTATCCTTAGCAAGAAtaaacatatcatctacatagatTAATAAGAAAGTGGCTGTAGGTTTCTCCAAGTCTTTGTAGTAAAGACATGTAAAGCCAATATCTTCAACATAAGAGTCAAATCTTTTGTTCTATTGCCTTGGTGACTACTTAAGACCATAAAGAGACATTTTTAGTAAGCAAACCATTTCTTTTCCTTTATGTTCCACCTCAAAACCTAgtggttgagacatataaatcaCTTCTTCTATAAAACCATTTAAGAAGGCTGTCTTCACATCCAGCTGCTATACCTCGAAATCCAACTGTGTTGCAATTGACAGCAAAATTCTAATAGTTTTGTACTTTACTGCAGGTTAGAACACTTCACTGTAGTCAATTCCTTCTACCTGAGTGAAGCCTTTTGCAACTAATCTGGCCTTAAATCTCACTTTTTCATCTGGTGTCATCCCTTCTTTCaccttgaaaatccatttacagTCTATCACTTTCTGATTTTCTGGTTTGGGTACAAGCTGCCATGTTCCATTCTTAATTAGTGCATCCATTTTTTCTTTCATTGCTGACTTCCACAACTTACCATGTTCTCCTGAAATTGCTTCTTCATATGATCTTGGTTTTGTCACTTCACTTGGCTAAACAACAGCTAGAGCAAATGCAATGACATCAGCTTCAGCAAAACGACTCGGAGGtttgatttctcttctttctctatCTCGGGCTAACTGATAGTCTATTACTTCTGCTGGCTGTTCTATCactgtttcttcttcttctcttgagATTTCCTTATCATGAGGAGCTTGACTACTAGAGTTTGCATCAGATCCTCTTATTTCAATTTCAGACTCAGCAGGGTTGTCATTCTTTTCTTCTACACCTGCATCATGTGAAACATTGCCTTTCTTGGCTTTCAAGTGAGGACACTCTTTCTCATTAAATATTACATCTCTAGATATAATAGTTTTAAAATGATTATTCTTATAAATGCAAAGCCTATAACCTTTTATTCCCGAAGGATATCCTAGAAAAATGCACTTAACCGATCTAGTGtctaatttatcattcttttggTGAGCATATGCAGTgcagccaaaagcccttaaatgTGTCAAGTTAGGTGCTTTTCTTGTCCATTTTTCATTTTTCATAAGGTGTTCTATCCTCTATAGGTCTACTAGGACTTCTATTTACTAAGTAACATGCAGTCATTAATGCTTCCCCCAAAAAGGCTTGCTTAAACCTAAGCTAATCAACAAACACCTCACTTTATTTAGCAGAGTACGGTTCATACATTCAGCCACCCCATTTTGTTGTGGGGTGCGAACTATAGTTCTATGTCTAATAATGCCATTATCAACACAACTTATCAAATTCCTTGTTTATAAATTTTAAACCATTATCAGTTCTTATGATTTTAAGCcaaattagggaatttgggacgttacaataataTACTGCCTTCAATTTTAGAATGCATGTATATAGTTAGAAGCAATGTGCAatacacatttgcttagttttaaagttgtaaacattatctataattttaataaaaacaggTTCActgattttttaatatatatatatatataatagaatgaattatatttctataatatatatatatataaatatttatatcaatagtctctacatatatgacatctaaacacaatgttaacatagatatatatatttacatgactacatgacttatatataaaatacaataatatttaaaaagaaattaataatagataaAGTTATAATGTATGACAataatatacatgcatcaattatttttagtttctcaTGTATCTCGTAATGTCCTTTGCTGAATTTgatgaagaatttttttttgatcacttgataaaaaaaaatgatatgtttacctttattatttttaaataaatataatttaattatttaaattatcataaaatatcttaaaaatatcatattttaataaatttattaatttacttttgtttaaatttatgtttgttatagtttttgaatttgacagtgacaacaaaagaatatataatatatgtttaatataatattgagtttaagtttaattaaattttatttaaattattaaatatatgtttttattatttttaaataataattattataaaatatctcaaaaaatattctatattaatttgtttaattatttattttttaatttgatttaagtttaagtcatgtttacaatttaacgttacatataaaaatattatgttaaatataataatattccgttaaaattaacgaaaaaaataaaaaaaaacgtgAAAACCAATAATTATTGTTATGTACACactttatatagaagagatatagttGGAGTAATTTTATATGGgctagttttatatatatatatataaataataactttAGGACTAaactaattatattttaattgaGATTATAACTAAATACAGGTACAAAAAGATTTCAAAACACCAAAAGTAtcaattttaaaaacaataataataaaaactccCTAATAACTATTACATAATTAAAAGTAATTCAAATATAGAATAAATGTTTGATTTTATACTTTGAAtacaaataaatgacataatatatatatttatttgactgGATAATTATTCCAGTATTATTGAATGACTTGAAAAATGTATAACTAATTACATATTAAATAGTATTCTTATTTATAAATAGCTCAAATTGAgaccaatttttatttatttataaatttaacaaTGTGATGCATTACTAATTAAAccacatttataaaattcaaaactccaaaatttaataaaaatgcaATTTACAATCATTAGAGGGTTTCATACAGCAAATTTTAATGCAATGTTAAGCGGTTTCGTGAATCTCTAGTATtatgcttttatttatttttttcaatttttaattatCAACCAATAATGGAAAATAAGAGAACGCTAAAAACAAAAAGGGGAAAAAATGTAATAGTATCATTCATTCATGGCGGAGCTTCAGCGTCGTCAGTAGACAGATACCACTGCACATAATTTCCACTTCAAACAAAAGTCGGCGAcatctcctctacttcttccCATTTGACCGCTCCAAAATCTACTCTTTCTCCATTCTCGAAACTAACATGTTATTTTCAAGGGGCTTTCGTCTGATTCCGAGGACCAGCTTCAATGGGTTTTCGCGTTGGTTCATCTCGCACCGACCCGGGTACTCGCGGACCACTACTCATCGTCTTAAAGATTCGACCGTGAAGGTTATTATCATTGCTAGTGAAAAGATTCTTTCTTTTAATCGCGCGGGGTTTAATCAAGGTTTCTGTTTCGACGGCTTTTGTTTTGGTTGTGGCGGTTTGGGAGAAAGTTGTTACTGGGATTTTCCTGGCTCTAGATACCAAATTCATCACCAGAGTAGCTCCTCAGTTGAGGTAGAGTATTGGGTTCGCTTTCCTTTTTGATTTTGTTATGGCTTGATTCTTGTTGAGTTACTCCATTGAGAGGGAGAGCATTTGATTTTTCAGGAACAATTAGACCCTTTTTCGCTTGTTGCGGATGAACTCTCACTTGTTGCTAATAGGTTGCGTGATATGGTGGTTGCGGAGGTATATGTTTCCTTGGAACTTGAAAGAAATTGTTCCTGTCTAGAACTTTGATTGCTCTGTAGCTTAATGATTTGGTTGATCCTTCCTGTCATTTATAACACAGGTATCAGTATTAGCAAGAGATTTTCTGGCTTCTCGAGCTTGTGTTGCACTTGCAGCTTTAAAATATACTGAGGTATGTCTATACATTCTGTAAGTATTGTGGTGATATTGAACAATGATACAGAAGTGCATACATTTTTCATGAATCATGATTGTTTAGACAATCTTTATGTTATCTCTGTCTTTACACTGTAGGTAGTAGCATTGCTAGCCACAGTTCTAGAACAGCTTGTGACTGGTTTAACCATGCAAATGACATGTACATCTGATCAACGTTGTAGGTACAAAggttctaagttttttttttttttttttaatttttatttcgtTTACTCTCTGTTCCATATGCTAGAACCTAAAAGTTGATATTTAAAGTCGGGTCTATTTGTTCTTCTCCtccttttacttttttttttttgcaaatttcTCCTTCTTTTACTTGACAACATTTATAGAGCACTATGGAATCAGAATAAAATTAGGAAATGCTCAACATGAATGGGGAATGTTGTAGTAGTCAAGCAGAAGTGCTTGTGCTGAAAGCAACTCTAGAGAATTGATAACTAAATCTGGCTTTGAGGGGTTAAGTATGTTAAGTACTTTAGCTTGCTTCCTGGGGACAATGACTGCATTGTTCCTCTGACATAAGTCAGTATTAGCCTACTAGGCTAACCTTGATTTGAGCTATGAGGTAAAATTATTTCAAGTCAATGCCAGTGACGTAGAACAAAGTTGGAAAGGATAGAGAGAAGTAGAAGAACTGAGGAAGAATGAGGAGATTCTTAGAGAGCAAAACTTGATTTGTTTTTAATTCTTGTTAATTCTCTTTAACTTAAACTGAGGAATGATAATGGGAAAAACAAATCTTCAAACCCCTATAAAGTGAGCTATTTCAATGTTAATACTCTTTCTCCTTTCTCTGGCTGTACCAAAGGCGAAGGCTACTGGAATATGAATGCCTCACTTGAACCTACTTCGAATGCCGCACCATCTTCCTCAAATACAAGGGAGGAGGCCTACTCTCACCCTGAAAAGTAATTAACACAACTATTATATTTACATATAGCGTTGGATAAaccaacaaaaaaataaaataaataaataacaaatcTTAATTTTAAATACTCATCTAATTTAAAGAGCTTAAAACATGCTAAAACATACATTAGTCacaattaaataaaacttaaTATCCACCTAATTAAAATCTATTTAAAATGATAGTCTACAATATTTAATACTATTCTGCATCAGCCTCATAATGAAAAGTATAGTAGTCAGGACTTTGACATGAAGAAATCCGAATAAAAAACAATTGTTTCAGAAAGTATCAAAATGGAATAGAATTGATTTCCACCAATGGATTTACTAAAGCTAGGAATTGGAATCAGGTGATTTGGTTGCAAAATCTATGTAGAATTATAGTCTATTATTATTCATCCAagtattaaaatatcttaatatgtatgtatatgtttttaaCATCTctcatattttgaattttcttttcaGACTTAAGTTATGATTAAGCAAACACCTCAATCAAAAGAGTAGTAATCTTTTCCGATTTTTCTGCTGTGAATCAGTAGATGTGGTGCGCCATATAATATTGGCACTTATAGATCTATGATCATGCCATTTTCTTCTCTGTTGATAAAATGGTTCTTTGTTCCTGTTTTGAGTTCCAATTTGTCTATGTTCCAGTGTTTACCCCCGAAAGCCATCGAGAAAATTGTGAGGTTACACATGTTAAGTTGAAACCAGTAGAGTTTATGTTGTTCTCTTTTTTGTTTTTACTGAATTTAATATGATGCAAGTATGTGAAGTCATGTCATTTTAGTCGAACCCAAAAGGATTTCTGTTTTCTTAGCATGTCTTGTGTTTGGTCTTTATGCTGTACAGTCAAGTATAAGCCAGTGAATTGGCTGCTTCTGTAACGACCAGATTGTTGTATTCTGTATTTTACAATTTTGATCACTTATACCTAGTAAAGACTATCATACTTAACAATAAATTATATATGAATAGTTGAGTCTTTAAATGTATTGAAAATGATTTATATAGAGTGTTGACCATCAGAATCGATTTTTAATTATTAGTTCCTAACTCAGTAAATAAGACAGCTCTTGGCATGATGTTtttcattttaataaataatatatataatttcatTCTTATGCTGAAAGGATTTTTCTATTGCAGCATGAATTATACGCAAAAGGTGCATTACAAAACTGCATTTGGAACGGGAAGTAGAGCGAATTATGGAGAACTTGATATCACCAATGGTGGGTACGATAGATTTAAGGAAATGGATCATGAGAGTTATAAGAATTTTAGTGTATTTGGATGTTCTAGAGGTGATTCTGAAAACAATCAGAACACTAATTTTGACGAGTCTGATGACAGCGATGATGAAGTAGAAGAAGGGGAGGAGAGTGATGGTAATGAGGATTATATGGAGTTGCAATTGACTAATAGAAGTAGTACACGTGAAGAAAATGTTTGTAGAATTGAAGGTGATCAGGATGATGAGTCCAAACACCCTTTGGTGAGAGAGGTTTGTAGGTTAATTGATCTTAGGTCAACTTGGAACTCAAAGCTTGAAGGGGAATTAAGACACTTGTTAAGGAGCCTCAAGCCTAGGCAGGTTTGTGCTGTTCTGCGTTCGTTTGAAGATGAACGAATTGCTTTGAAATTGTTTTATTGGGCTGATCGGCAATGGCGGTATCAACATGATCCGATAGTGTACTATGCAATGCTTGAAATTCTTAGCAAGACTAAGTTGTGTCAGGGGGCTAAGAGGGTCCTCCGACTAATGGCTCGACGAAGAATTCAACGTACACCTGAAGCTTTCGGTCTTGTGATGGTTTCATATAGTAGGGCGGGGAAGTTGAGGACTGCACTGAGAATGTTGACCTTGATGCAAAAAGCAGGAATAGAACCTAATTTGTCAGTATGCAACACTGCAATTCATGTTCTAGTTATGGGAAATAGATTGGAAAAGGCATTGAGATTTTTAGGACGTATGGAAATCGTTGGAATTAAGCCAAATGTTGTCACCTACAATTGTTTGATAAAAGGATATTGTAATGTGCATCGGATTGATGATGCCTTGGAGCTGATCGCTGAAATGCCACTTAAGGATTGCAGCCCAGATAAAGTTAGTTACTATTCTGTTATGGGCTTTCTTTGCAAAGAAAAAAGGATCAAAGAAGTTAGAACACTGATGGAGAAAATGAAGGATGCTGGATTGGTCGCAGACCAGGTTACTTATAACAACCTTATCCATATGCTCTCAAAGCATGGGCATGGAAATGAGGCCCTTGAATTTTTAAGGGAAGCTGAAGCAAAGGGATTTCAGGTTGATAAGGTTGGGTACACTGCAATTGTTCATTCATTCTGCAAGGAATGTAACACCGACATGGCAAAAGAAGTTGTGAATGAGATGTTCTCGAAAGCTTGCATTCCAGATGTTGTAACATACACCTCTGTTCTTAATGGGTTTTGTAGGGAAGGAAAGCTGGATCAAGCTAAAAAGATGCTTCAACAGATGTACAAGCATGGCTGTAAACCAAATACTGTATCCTATACATGCTTATTAAACGGGCTTTGTCAAAGTGGTAAGACATTAGAGGCAAGAGAGATGCTGAATATGAGTGAGGAAGAATGGTGGACTCCAAATGCTGTTACTTATAGTGTTGTGATGCACGGTTTACGTAGGGAAGGGAAATTGGTTGAGGCCTGTGATCTTGTTGAAGATATGGTTAGAAAGGGATTTTTTCCTAACTCGGTTGAAATAAATTTGCTGATTCAATCCCTCTGCCAAGAGGGAAATATGGACAAGGCTAAGAAGTTCATGGAGGGGTGTCTACAGAAAGGGTGCGCTGTTAATGTTGTAAATTTTACTACTCTTATTCATGGATATTGTCAAAAGGATGACTTGGAAGCTGCTTTTTCATTGCTTGATGACATGTATCTTAGCAACAAACACCCTGATGCATTCACCTATACAACGCTAGTCAATGCATTGGGGAGAAAAGGTAAAATAGACGACATGTCTAAACTTATGATGAAGATGCTGGGAAAAGGTGTAGATCCTACACCTGTGACATACAGAACAGTTATCCATTGGTATTGTCAAATTGGTAGGGTTGATGATTTGTTGAAATTATTAGAAAGAATGCTTGTGAGGCAGAAAAGTAGGACTGTATATAATCAAGTCATTGAGAAGTTATGTAGTTTTGGAAACCTTGAGGAGGCTGAAAAACTCTTGACTAAGGTGTTGAGAACAGCTTCAAGAATTGATGCTAATACATGCCACATTCTTATGGATAGCTTTTTGAGCAGAGGATTTCCTATGTCAGCTTATAGAGTGGCCAATAGGATGTTCAATCGAAATATGATACCCGATTTAAAATTTTGTGAGAAGTTGAGTAAAAGACTGATGTCAGAAGGAAATTTGAAAGAGGCAGACAACCTTATGTTATGGTTCGTAGAGCGTGGATGCAGATCACCTCAGAATCAAGAGTCGATGTAAAGTTGACATCGACTATTTTGAGTACAAGAAACCTCTTATCCTTCATCTTTCGAACACTATCTTTGGAGATAGTATATGTAAGGCATTATCCCTTTCATCAAGTGTATTCGTGCATTGTTTCACTTAGCTTTATGTCTTCTGCATTATTTGGAGAGTTCTGCAGTTTCTAGTTTAGTTATACTTTCCCTGTTCTCACCTTGGTAGGTTCAGGACTCATTATTTCAGGGTTAACATTTCTTGGCCTCTGTACATTATTACTGTGATAGACCCCAAGTAGGGATCCTCGAATCAATAGTCAAGACAAAATTGGAAAATTGGAAAATAGGAAAATCTGATAATTGCTATTGAATGATTAAAGGGATAAGAGCACACTAGAACAATGAGGTATTCGAGAGACCTGAACTCTCCTTAGAACAAAGCTCTTTGCAACATATCACGTAAACATAAAACCCTCATTCTTCTTTTTACCCTCCTACATATACTATCCTAATATAGCTCATCCAATACTCCTTCACTACaatgaccaatataccctttAATTATCTATGTTATGTGCTATCAATAATTGGGTCTATCGTACTGCTTCAATAGTTCCTTAGTTTGAGAATCTTGCTTGCATGCTTTTGTAACATGTCCTTCTTTGTTATTATAAGTTCCAACATCTATAAGTTTCCCTTCCAACCCATGTCTCTCTCAATGCACACGAGTTTTTAAATGCCACTTTTTCCATCTAATTTGAGGTTTTATTTGTAGATAGTTTGGGGGTGCTTATTTTTTCGTATTCACGGTGACATAGCAGTTGCAACtaataaattattttcttatgttAGAGTGGACGAAATCCCACAAACAGGTTAAATGTTAAGCAGCTTGCTACTTGTGAAACACAAATGAGTCTATCCaagtttaagatttttttttctttttcaggcCAAGGAGGAGCATGGCCCGGGGTTAGGAAGCTTGAAGATTGCAATAAAGCAGCAGTTTTTAGATCTTTTGGCTTTTTCAAACCAAGAAATAGTCACTATTCTGCCAAAAATAATGACATGGGATGTTCTTTGCACACAATCCTCTTGAAGGAAGTACTGGGGTCTGGGATGAAATAAATTACCAGCCCTAGAAAGGTCATTACGATATGACGGAACTCTGGCCGAAATCAGCGGACAATTAGTTGTGTATGACGTGAGAACGACTTATGAAGCTGACAGCTGAGTTAAGAGCACTTTGAATAAGATAATGGACCAATCAACTAATGTCTTTTCAAACAGGCATCTAGGTTGGTGAGATACTTTTTGCATATTGTAACATGTAAATGTGCCAAATCTAGGACATTATCTTGTCCAACTAGGTGACGGAAAATCCTTTGCCTAGTGGGCCATAAGAGACGGATGATAAGCTTGAATGGCAAGGTGTGGTTTCATATGGGACATAATTGTACTGAAGATTGGTACAACTTGTTCAATGAATGCAGTTTTGGGAGTAAGTGTAGGGAGAATTAAATGCATGAATTGCTGGGAGGCTAATATGAAATTGTTCAATTCATCattttaaaatagttttcaaGTATTGAATTTAAAGCTAGTTTGTTGTGCTGAGATTTTTAGCTCAAGAATGAAGATGAGATATTTCAGCTAGTTGTTCAAAAGGGGTCTGAGGAATGGAGTTTCTACTTGGAAGAATATAGAGAACCCTTCCTCAAAAACAATAAGTTTTGAAAGAAACTACTTTAGCTAATTTTATGTTCTTCTCATTTAATTCCATATTATGATGGATATTGTTTTGCAGGTTGCAAAATCTACATTGTTAGCCTTCTAATTTGGCTACTGCTGTATTTAATTTATGTCATGAATACATTTTCTTTTTCACCAAAGGAAAAATAAATGCATGTTTTTCTTTTTGACACTCCGACGATTCTTTTGAATGCTGTGTTGTCCTCTATGAGTTTCATAGGTTAGAGTTCTTTCTTTCTGATGTGACTTTTTCTTGATGTAGCTTTCTGCCCAGGTTAGCTGCACCTAATCTCATGCTGCAAAGGTTCCTTACCATTTGATTACATCTTATATCTCTCTTTATATCCCTTAAATTACAAAAGCAAAATGCCAAAAAGCCACAAAGAATACtgaaaaagaaatgaatcaaGATGGGTGTGTGTCATTTTGACTCGTTTATTTGATTATTAAGTGATATTTCATTTGCTTGAATGTGATTTGAACTAAATTTTCTGGTAAATACACGAGCAGAAGACTACAGATCACAGAGTTTGACCATCTCTTACTGTATCCCTTTTGAGAGTCAAGTTCAATAAAACAGCATAGAGACTAAAGCATATGAGTGATTTTCATTATGATTGTCTCATTTGATAGACATTTTGCAAGTGTTGAATGTATTTTGATTGATATAATGGGCACATGTTCTATATTCTTTCTGTTCCACTCAGATAAGGATAGTAATATTTCTGAATGATTTTTCATTATGATTGTCTCATTTCATTGACATTTTTCATTATGATTGTCTCTTTTTTCCACTCTGATAAGGATAGTAGTGTTTTTGAATGATTTGATGAGCTAGTATACCAAACCATAATTTTCTCCTCCAATGAAATTGCTATGAAGAAATGCTTGTATACTTCAATGGCAGGAAATGGAAGTAGCAGGCAGCATGAATAAAGTTGAACCTTTTGGAAACTCTTCATGTGCAAACAATTCAAACCAGGTATGAATCCTTAAAATTG
It encodes the following:
- the LOC133802451 gene encoding pentatricopeptide repeat-containing protein At1g62670, mitochondrial isoform X1, translating into MLFSRGFRLIPRTSFNGFSRWFISHRPGYSRTTTHRLKDSTVKVIIIASEKILSFNRAGFNQGFCFDGFCFGCGGLGESCYWDFPGSRYQIHHQSSSSVEEQLDPFSLVADELSLVANRLRDMVVAEVSVLARDFLASRACVALAALKYTEVVALLATVLEQLVTGLTMQMTCTSDQRCSMNYTQKVHYKTAFGTGSRANYGELDITNGGYDRFKEMDHESYKNFSVFGCSRGDSENNQNTNFDESDDSDDEVEEGEESDGNEDYMELQLTNRSSTREENVCRIEGDQDDESKHPLVREVCRLIDLRSTWNSKLEGELRHLLRSLKPRQVCAVLRSFEDERIALKLFYWADRQWRYQHDPIVYYAMLEILSKTKLCQGAKRVLRLMARRRIQRTPEAFGLVMVSYSRAGKLRTALRMLTLMQKAGIEPNLSVCNTAIHVLVMGNRLEKALRFLGRMEIVGIKPNVVTYNCLIKGYCNVHRIDDALELIAEMPLKDCSPDKVSYYSVMGFLCKEKRIKEVRTLMEKMKDAGLVADQVTYNNLIHMLSKHGHGNEALEFLREAEAKGFQVDKVGYTAIVHSFCKECNTDMAKEVVNEMFSKACIPDVVTYTSVLNGFCREGKLDQAKKMLQQMYKHGCKPNTVSYTCLLNGLCQSGKTLEAREMLNMSEEEWWTPNAVTYSVVMHGLRREGKLVEACDLVEDMVRKGFFPNSVEINLLIQSLCQEGNMDKAKKFMEGCLQKGCAVNVVNFTTLIHGYCQKDDLEAAFSLLDDMYLSNKHPDAFTYTTLVNALGRKGKIDDMSKLMMKMLGKGVDPTPVTYRTVIHWYCQIGRVDDLLKLLERMLVRQKSRTVYNQVIEKLCSFGNLEEAEKLLTKVLRTASRIDANTCHILMDSFLSRGFPMSAYRVANRMFNRNMIPDLKFCEKLSKRLMSEGNLKEADNLMLWFVERGCRSPQNQESM
- the LOC133802451 gene encoding pentatricopeptide repeat-containing protein At5g41170, mitochondrial isoform X2, which translates into the protein MNASLEPTSNAAPSSSNTREEAYSHPENMNYTQKVHYKTAFGTGSRANYGELDITNGGYDRFKEMDHESYKNFSVFGCSRGDSENNQNTNFDESDDSDDEVEEGEESDGNEDYMELQLTNRSSTREENVCRIEGDQDDESKHPLVREVCRLIDLRSTWNSKLEGELRHLLRSLKPRQVCAVLRSFEDERIALKLFYWADRQWRYQHDPIVYYAMLEILSKTKLCQGAKRVLRLMARRRIQRTPEAFGLVMVSYSRAGKLRTALRMLTLMQKAGIEPNLSVCNTAIHVLVMGNRLEKALRFLGRMEIVGIKPNVVTYNCLIKGYCNVHRIDDALELIAEMPLKDCSPDKVSYYSVMGFLCKEKRIKEVRTLMEKMKDAGLVADQVTYNNLIHMLSKHGHGNEALEFLREAEAKGFQVDKVGYTAIVHSFCKECNTDMAKEVVNEMFSKACIPDVVTYTSVLNGFCREGKLDQAKKMLQQMYKHGCKPNTVSYTCLLNGLCQSGKTLEAREMLNMSEEEWWTPNAVTYSVVMHGLRREGKLVEACDLVEDMVRKGFFPNSVEINLLIQSLCQEGNMDKAKKFMEGCLQKGCAVNVVNFTTLIHGYCQKDDLEAAFSLLDDMYLSNKHPDAFTYTTLVNALGRKGKIDDMSKLMMKMLGKGVDPTPVTYRTVIHWYCQIGRVDDLLKLLERMLVRQKSRTVYNQVIEKLCSFGNLEEAEKLLTKVLRTASRIDANTCHILMDSFLSRGFPMSAYRVANRMFNRNMIPDLKFCEKLSKRLMSEGNLKEADNLMLWFVERGCRSPQNQESM